The DNA segment CATGTTGCAGTTGTAGTCGCCGTTGGGATAGCGGACGGCACTCATCACGCCGAAATCGCCCCACCAACACATCTCGGGCACGCCAACCGGCAGCGGCTCAACGGCGGGCGGCGAGGTTGGAGCGATACGGAAGACGAGCGTCACGCCGTTGATGCGGTCGTTGGGTTGTTCAGGAGCGCTGGGTTCGTCGAAACGCGATTTGGCATCCTGGCCCAGCATCGTCTCGCACCCGCACGCTTTGCACAACGCGCCGCCGCCCGTACCGTCGACGAAAGCGCGCGCGGACACCGTTGCGCCGTTGGAAAGCGTCATGCACGCGATGCGGCCGTCGTTGAAGTCGACTCCGGTGAATGTCGTGCCGGTGAGGAGTGTGCAACGTCCTGTCTCTTCGAGGAGGGTTCGGAGTACCCGCTCATACGGGCCGGGCTCGAAGATGACCCCGTGCCAATGCGCCTTGCGAAAATCGTCGTCAACCACTTTCGGAGCTGGCCGGTGCCGCTGCAAGGTGTCGAGGTACGTGCAGGCCGGGTCGGGCACGCTCTCGCCGCCCGGCCACGCTTTCGGCCCGTCCCACGCGATGTGGCGTCCGAATGAATACACGGCGACGGCGTTGGGAATGGGTTTGAGCCGCTGGTAGATCTCAAACGGAAAACCCGTGCCGCCGACTCCGGGTTCCCACATGCTCACCCCGGAGGAAACCGCGTTGCCGCCGATGCGGTCGGCCTCCTCCAACAGCAGCACGTCGAGCCCCATGCGCGCGCCCGCGAGCGCCGCGCCAAAC comes from the Candidatus Hydrogenedentota bacterium genome and includes:
- a CDS encoding FAD-dependent oxidoreductase, with the protein product MNRVPTRRRFLKVFGATCAAACLRTRPCSAAESPSLKDRYDLVVVGIGSAGFGAALAGARMGLDVLLLEEADRIGGNAVSSGVSMWEPGVGGTGFPFEIYQRLKPIPNAVAVYSFGRHIAWDGPKAWPGGESVPDPACTYLDTLQRHRPAPKVVDDDFRKAHWHGVIFEPGPYERVLRTLLEETGRCTLLTGTTFTGVDFNDGRIACMTLSNGATVSARAFVDGTGGGALCKACGCETMLGQDAKSRFDEPSAPEQPNDRINGVTLVFRIAPTSPPAVEPLPVGVPEMCWWGDFGVMSAVRYPNGDYNCNMLPTMEGRDFLAMGYEAAYAECTRRVAAFWHHVQTGWPELQGYRRAWTAPALGVRETTRVLGEYVLTEHDLIAGLSRQQHPDIIAIADHSIDRHGAGGGGGEMRDAYGIPYRCLIPRGCHNLLMAGCGASFSSLAASSCRLSRTMMQLGQAAGTAAGLAVSGDGDLPGIAPETLRAELRKQHVQLEFPLTEDLRAYVSA